From Kineosporia succinea, the proteins below share one genomic window:
- a CDS encoding NADH-quinone oxidoreductase subunit G encodes MTVTEPSKPAVDLVTLTIDGIEVSVPKGTLLIRAAEELGIAIPRFCDHPLLAPAGACRQCLVEVAMPDREGNVRPMPKPQASCTMTATPGMVVKTQLTSAVSEKAQRGVMELLLINHPLDCPVCDKGGECPLQNQALANGQPESRFTEVKRTFPKPIRISTQVLLDRERCILCQRCTRFSKEIAGDPFIDLQMRGAHQQIGTFSPGVLNFHVDLPDPVVRTSEELEPTVQSQTQGTATDESRGTGHDHRTGTYAADSIDSARTTQGEALLDESGQPFASYFSGNTIQICPVGALTGAAYRFRARPFDLVSTKGVCEHCAGGCALRVDHRRGKVTRRLAAEDPEVNEEWNCDKGRWAFNWSTGADRLTHPLVRDPESGELEPVSWPYAIEVAAAGLLKAREANGVGVLPGGRLTVGDAYAYAKFARIVLRTNDIDFRARSHSAEEEAFLGHAVAGSGLGVTFAAVEGAPAVLLAGLEAEEEAASLFLRLRKSVLRKGKKVTSIAPWASRGLIKLSGTLIQTLPGQEAAALGSPEAAAAVAEPGSVILLGPRLTESPGAYQAALALAASSGARLAWVPRRSGERGAVEAGLLPGLLPGGRPVSDPAARVDIAAAWDVDSLPATPGRDATRMVDDAAGGALSGLLVGGVDPDDLPDPAAARAALENASFVVSLEVRASAVTAYADVVLPVAPPAEKGGTFVNWEGRYREFPQALTSDALSDGEVLDALASEAGYRLGLKGEQAGTAELAQLGTWEGARAAKPEAHTVAPAGTTLLSTWSMLLDRGRLQDGEPYLAGTAHRAVARVSPATATELGVTPGVPGQLTVSTDRGEITLPLAVTPMPDGVVWLPSNSPGSPVRSRLAAGNGSPVSVRLASDQLMGA; translated from the coding sequence ATGACCGTGACCGAACCCTCCAAGCCCGCGGTCGATCTGGTCACGCTGACCATCGACGGCATCGAGGTCAGCGTGCCCAAGGGCACCCTGCTGATCCGCGCGGCCGAGGAACTGGGGATCGCGATCCCGCGGTTCTGCGACCATCCCCTGCTGGCCCCGGCCGGCGCCTGCCGGCAGTGCCTGGTCGAGGTCGCCATGCCCGACCGGGAGGGCAATGTGCGGCCGATGCCCAAGCCGCAGGCGTCCTGCACCATGACGGCCACCCCCGGCATGGTGGTCAAGACCCAGCTCACCTCGGCGGTCTCGGAGAAGGCGCAGCGCGGGGTGATGGAGCTGCTGCTCATCAACCACCCGCTCGACTGCCCGGTCTGCGACAAGGGCGGCGAGTGCCCGCTGCAGAACCAGGCCCTCGCGAACGGGCAGCCGGAGAGCCGTTTCACCGAGGTCAAGCGCACCTTCCCGAAGCCGATCCGGATCTCCACGCAGGTCCTGCTCGACCGCGAGCGCTGCATCCTCTGCCAGCGCTGCACCCGGTTCTCCAAGGAGATCGCCGGCGACCCGTTCATCGACCTGCAGATGCGCGGCGCGCACCAGCAGATCGGCACGTTCTCGCCGGGCGTCCTGAACTTCCACGTCGACCTGCCCGACCCGGTGGTGCGCACGTCGGAGGAACTCGAGCCGACCGTGCAGTCGCAGACGCAGGGCACCGCGACCGACGAGTCCCGCGGCACCGGGCACGACCACCGCACCGGCACCTACGCGGCCGACAGCATCGACAGCGCCCGCACCACCCAGGGGGAGGCCCTGCTCGACGAGTCGGGTCAGCCGTTCGCCAGCTACTTCTCCGGCAACACGATCCAGATCTGCCCGGTCGGCGCGCTCACGGGCGCCGCCTACCGGTTCCGGGCCCGCCCGTTCGACCTGGTCTCCACCAAGGGCGTGTGCGAGCACTGCGCCGGGGGCTGCGCGCTGCGCGTCGACCACCGCCGCGGCAAGGTCACCCGGCGCCTGGCCGCGGAAGACCCGGAGGTGAACGAGGAGTGGAACTGCGACAAGGGCCGCTGGGCGTTCAACTGGAGCACCGGCGCCGACCGTCTCACCCACCCGCTGGTGCGCGACCCCGAATCCGGTGAGCTGGAACCGGTGAGCTGGCCGTACGCCATCGAGGTGGCCGCCGCCGGACTCCTGAAGGCCCGCGAGGCCAACGGTGTCGGCGTGCTGCCGGGCGGTCGCCTGACCGTCGGCGACGCCTACGCCTACGCCAAGTTCGCCCGGATCGTGCTGCGCACCAACGACATCGACTTCCGGGCCCGGTCGCACTCGGCCGAGGAGGAGGCGTTCCTCGGGCACGCCGTGGCCGGTTCCGGCCTGGGCGTCACCTTCGCCGCGGTCGAGGGCGCGCCCGCCGTGCTGCTGGCCGGTCTGGAGGCCGAGGAGGAGGCCGCGAGCCTGTTCCTGCGCCTGCGGAAGTCGGTGCTGCGCAAGGGCAAGAAGGTCACCTCGATCGCCCCCTGGGCGAGCCGGGGCCTGATCAAGCTGTCCGGCACGCTGATCCAGACGCTGCCCGGTCAGGAGGCCGCCGCGCTCGGCAGCCCGGAGGCCGCGGCCGCGGTCGCCGAGCCGGGCTCGGTCATCCTGCTCGGCCCCCGCCTGACCGAGTCGCCCGGCGCCTACCAGGCGGCCCTGGCCCTGGCCGCGAGCTCCGGCGCGCGGCTGGCCTGGGTGCCGCGGCGTTCCGGGGAGCGCGGTGCGGTCGAGGCCGGCCTGCTGCCGGGCCTGCTGCCCGGTGGCCGTCCGGTCTCCGACCCGGCCGCCCGGGTCGACATCGCCGCGGCCTGGGACGTCGACAGCCTGCCGGCGACCCCCGGGCGGGACGCGACCCGAATGGTGGACGACGCGGCCGGGGGAGCCCTGTCGGGTCTCCTGGTCGGTGGTGTCGACCCCGACGACCTGCCCGACCCGGCGGCCGCCCGCGCGGCCCTCGAGAACGCGTCCTTCGTGGTCAGTCTCGAGGTCCGGGCCAGCGCGGTGACGGCCTACGCCGACGTCGTGCTGCCGGTGGCGCCGCCCGCCGAGAAGGGCGGAACGTTCGTGAACTGGGAGGGCCGGTACCGGGAGTTCCCGCAGGCCCTCACCTCGGACGCGCTCAGCGACGGCGAGGTGCTCGACGCGCTGGCCTCCGAGGCCGGTTACCGGCTCGGCCTGAAGGGCGAGCAGGCGGGCACCGCCGAGCTGGCCCAGCTGGGCACCTGGGAGGGTGCCCGGGCCGCGAAGCCGGAGGCGCACACCGTGGCCCCGGCCGGCACCACCCTGCTCTCCACCTGGTCGATGCTGCTCGACCGGGGCCGCCTGCAGGACGGCGAGCCCTACCTGGCCGGCACCGCGCACCGGGCGGTCGCCCGGGTCTCACCGGCCACGGCCACGGAACTCGGTGTCACACCCGGGGTTCCGGGGCAGCTGACGGTGTCCACCGACCGGGGCGAGATCACCCTGCCGCTGGCCGTCACCCCGATGCCCGACGGTGTCGTCTGGCTGCCGAGCAACTCGCCGGGCAGCCCGGTGCGCTCGAGACTGGCGGCCGGCAACGGTTCTCCGGTCTCGGTGCGGCTCGCGAGCGACCAGCTGATGGGAGCCTGA